ACTGAATTCTGTTGCTTACGGACTCCCTGTGTTTCAGGTTCTCTCTCACCCTTGTTGACACCCTGGACACTCTGGCGGTAAGTGACATAAAAGGGAGAAGTTGTGCTGTGTCCTCTGCATGACAGTGTTGGCTATAGCTTTTTGGTTCTTTATGTGAAGGCTGGTTGTGACACAAACAGGAACTAACCCCCTCTGAGTTcacccccctctgtctccctgcagcttTTAAATAAGACGACGGAGTTTGaagctgcagtgaggagagtgCTGTCAGATGTGCGACTGGACAACGATGTTGTGGTGTCTGTCTTTGAGACCAACATCCGTGTGCTTGGGTGAGGAAGACATGGGGAGGTGCAGAGAAGGAGCGTGGGAATAGGCCAGAATTATGGAGGCGGGAAGGAGGAGGCACCCAGGGAGGCGAGGCATAGGGGAAACCATTGGAAATTAAACAGCGTGTTTTTTTGCCCTCACTGTggttgtttgtatgtgtgtgtgtgtgtgtgtgtgtgtgtgtgtaaatgtgtaaaacatCCTGTCCTTTTCTCCTGAAGAGGGCTGCTTGGGGGCCACTCCATGGCTGTTATGTTGAGGGAGAGGGGCCACCACATGCTCTGGTACCAGGATGAGCTGCTTCACATGGCCAAGGAGCTGGGGCTGAGACTGCTGCCCGCCTTCAACACCAGCAGCGGCCTGCCCTACCCCAGGGTGAGCCTGCGTACATatacactcaaacactcacacagacagggaccCTACTCCAGGGTGAGTACGTGTACATATACattcaaacactcacacaaacagggACCGTACCCCAGGGTGAGCACGCGTACATATACAatcaaacactcacacagacagggaccCTACCCCAGGGTGAGCATGCGTACATatacactcaaacactcacacagacagggaccCTACCCCAGGGTGAGCACACGTACATatacactcaaacactcacacagacagggatCCTACTCCAGGCTGAGTacgcatacatatacactcaaacactcacacagacagggaccCTACCCCAGGGTGAGCACATATACCCTTTTCACTGTATTCTGTAAATCCAGCTCTGAAGACAGAGTGGAGGACTTGTTGCCATGCACACTGACAATTGTACATGCATAGAATGTATGTCATATTACCCCtccagacacgcacacacacatacacacacacacacacacactctcagcagAACCAGAGAGCGGGCCAGAATATTCATGAACAGTGTGCTTGTACACCCTAAAGCGAGTGGGCTAGAATGAAGCCAGCTCTTTTCATGTGTTCACTGCATAATTGCATCATCTGCATAATTGTGTTGCACGGAGGTTGTACTGTTTTCATCAAATTTCCTATGTTAATACAGACTGCTAATTCCCTCTGGTTTATAACACATGCCATACCTCCTTGCAAGTAGATTGAATGCTAAAGTCAGAGTCTATATCTGACAGGTGGATCACTGTATTCACAAGGGTAGAATCACAAACAGCTTGGTGTCAGCTTCTTCCAGGTTTGTTTTTAGATCACACTGTGTGAGTACAAATAGGGTGGGACCTCATCCCACAACTCTGACATCTGCTCCTTTCTCAACACCTACCCAGATATGCAAATGTGTGAAAGCTAACCTGGATGCATCTGTTCAGTTAAATGCAAAGTGTATGTCAAGCCATTCGGTGTACCCATAAAATATTCCTCtacttttttcttctgaatttGTGATGTTTGTATTGGGAAATAATAGTTTGTGATATAACACTGTTGATTCAACATGTACTATTTGGGTCATCCTATACATTGGATGTGTTTTTGGCACAACAGTTACTTGTGTGTGGGCTGATAcaatacagtaatacattttattatgttcCTGCCAGCAGATGTCCGAGTTGTCTTGTGGACACAATCCTGTTTGTTTgagtgatttaaaatgttttttagaGTGATTATTTATTATACGTCAGCTCATTCTAACGCCTTCACATAAACTACTGCTGTGTTGGATGAAACTACACCTCCCccattcatattttttgctGAGGCTTACTGATTGCAAATTGGAATAGCAAGGCACAAATGAGATTTTGTTCATATCATCATTGCAGCGGAACAACAAAAGCCAAGTTGACGTAATCGTTGTATGCCTAATTTGCTTACCCTGCAGGTGAACTTACGCCATGGTGTCAGGGGTCCTGAGACTCGAACGGGCACAGAAACGGACACCTGCACTGCCTGTGCGGGCACCATCATCCTTGAATTTGCAGCTCTGAGCCGCTTCACTGGAGACCCAGTGTTTGAGGTAAGGGCTAGTCCTCACATGTGATCAGTGAAAGGGCTGATCCATGAGTATGAGACTGATCTGAATATAAGTGTGAATATTAGTTGAGGAATGATGTACGTTATTATGGCTTGTATGGaattattattcaaattattacaCATTAGCTGGTTATAGTATTTACAGAGAGTAATTAACAGAgtgttaaattaataaattaccGATTTGCaattataaatgtatactttttCCTGTATcacatgcttttttaaatatataatgttttatcCTGTTACAGTAAtgtcattcagtgtttttaacaACATTATGTTTTTGAGAACCTGTGATATtgctgaatggaaaaataaatattaatcagTGTATGTGAATGGAATGATAATGGGTGGCACACAGGTTCATGCACGACGGGCTCTGGACTTCCTGTGGGAGAAGCGGCAGAGACACAGCAATCTGGTGGGAACGACCATCAACATCCACTCTGGAGAGTGGGTCCGCAGGGGTGAGACACAGGGGGTGAGACGCATGGGAGAGAGTGGGTCAGCAGGGgtgagacacaggagagagacgtATTGGAGAGAGTGGGTCCGCAGGGGTGAGACGCATGGGAGAGAGTGGGTCTGTAGGGGTgagacacaggggagagagtGGGTCTGCTGGGGAGAGACgcaggggagagacacaggggtGAGAGTGGGTCTGCAGGGATgagacacaggggagagagtGGGTAGAGAGGGAGATCTTTAGGGATGGAGAGAGACTTCAGATGGGAGGAGTACAGGGGAATATGGTCTCAGTGCGGGTAATAGCAAGTGTTAAGTGTTAATATGTggaaagtgtatgtgtattcatTATATGTGTGTGGCTCGTATTGTATGTTCATGCCTTGGTGAGTGAATGCTGACTGTTCATGCCATTGCAGAAAGTGGCGTTGGGGCAGGAATCGACTCGTACTACGAGTACCTGCTGAAGGCCTACATCCTCCTGGGGGATGATCTCTTCTTGCAGCGCTTCAACATTGTGAGGATCTCCTCTTTCCTGCGCTGTCTCTggctttctctcacacacacacacacacacacacactgcaactgTATTCTTAACTGCTCATATTGGCATTACAGGGGTTTGAACAAAGCCCCCATTGCTCACGGTCACTATCTGTCTTGCTCAGTCAATATTAAGCTCAGTCCCATTTTGTTCAGCATCCTTAGCTCCTTCCTATtgccctctctgtttctcagcacTACGCATCTATAATGAAGTACATCAGCcagcctcctctcctgctgGACGTGCACATCCACAAGCCCCTCCTTCCTGCACGCACATGGATGGACTCGCTGCTGGCCTTCTTCCCTGGGTTGCAGGTGGGACACTGAAAATAAGCAGCTGCATTGATCCGGAAGGACAGAGTGGTTGCTATAGAGGTCATTGAGATGACACTTGCTGTATATTACAAAGGGAGCTACAGCTAATGGTCTTTATCCAGGAGGTTAAACAACAAGGTCTGTGAGGCAGTACCGTGAAAGACCTTTTCTGACAGTCCATTGATCCCTCCCAGGTGTTGAAAGGAGACATCCGTCCCGCTATAGAGACTCATGAAATGTTGTATCAAGTCACCAAGAAGCACAATTTCCTGCCTGAGGTAACCTCCAGGAGGTGTCTCCACCCCACCCTTTTGCCGCAGTGTCTTTCGGCCTTTTAGTGCTTTAACACTGTcggctgctctctctctaaTACAGTGGCTGTCCCCCTCTGTCCGCTCCCCAGGCATTCACCACAGATTTCCATGTGCACTGGGCCCAGCACCCCTTGAGGCCCGAGTTTGCAGAGAGCACCTACTTCCTGTACAAGGTGAGTGCCCTGGAGGCTTGTGTGGGACAGCACCCTGGGGAAACACAATAAGAATGGATGAAATCGCTTAGATCAGATGGTATGCAGCTTAGTGCTGAATGTCTCGTGCCCAGCCTGAGTGTCTGTTCCCGGTCCCTGCCTCCCTCAGGCCACGCGGGACCCATACTACCTTGAGGTCGGGCGCTCCGTGCTGGAGAACCTGAACCGCTTTGCACGCGTCCCTTGCGGCTTTGCGGCCATGAAGGATGTCCGCACAGGCAGCCACGAGGAccggtgaggaagaggagcggTGATGAAGAGAATGAGTGATGCAGGGTGATGGGTGTTATGTGTGGTTTGGCAATGCCAGGTAGAGTGGTaatttttgtctcttttcaggCAGGCtgtctcatccctctctctctctcattttttctctctctgccccctttcCTCCTTAGTATGGACTCTTTCTTCTTGGCGGAGATGTTTAAGTATCTGTTCCTGCTGTTCGCCGAAGCTGAGGACCTGCCCTTTGACGTGGAGGACTACATCTTCACCACCGAGGCCCACCTCTTGCCCCTATCCCTCTCCACTACCCCTCTTGTGcgagcgccccctgctggcaacACCACAGTACTGTCTCATTTTCTCAACGCGCCATTTACCAAAATATTGAGACTGTGTTAACTGAAATTCCTGTAATTGCCATCTGCTGCTGTCGctgactctccctctcctccttcgcTCAGACAGGGGAGGATCTGGATGACTCAAACTTTGACTGGTCCTGCCCCAACACCCGCTTACTGTTCCCTGACCCAGCCTTCCCCCGCAGCTTTCGAGAACCAATCAGAAACGCCGTGGATAAGAACTGTCCCCGCCCTGCGCTTCGTGGGTGAGAAAGAGATTGGAGAGCATGTTTGCAGTCTTGCATGTCCTTGTTGCCATTCCAGCATTGGTAAATGATTGTATCTCCTATAAGCATGTTGCAGTGAGAGCGAGAGTGGTGGGAGCGAAGGTGGAGACAGGCCCTCAGTGACTCCcgtctgtgtctctcctcagTGAGCCCGGTGCAGGCCGGCCCCCTCTGCGGGCGCGGGACTTCATGGCCAGTAACCCTGAGCACCTGGAGCTGCTGCGCCGCATGGGGGTCAGTCTCATCCACCTGAAGGATGGCAGAGTGCAGCTGGTGCAGCACGCCACACAGGTGATACTGTCgcataacatacagtatatacccaCAGCTGAGTTCAAGCATACACTGTGATATCAGATGAGACCCCTGTGCatatcatacacatacacagccagTATGAGCATAGGCTGTGATATCTGTTGCAATACTCACgaattacatacacacacagctgaataaGACCAGAGGCTGTGATATCAGTGGTCATATTCGCACATA
The nucleotide sequence above comes from Megalops cyprinoides isolate fMegCyp1 chromosome 2, fMegCyp1.pri, whole genome shotgun sequence. Encoded proteins:
- the edem3 gene encoding ER degradation-enhancing alpha-mannosidase-like protein 3 isoform X2, whose amino-acid sequence is MTLLLLLLLLGSCLRLGFAMPHEERHRLRNQVVEMFDHAYQNYMDHAYPADELMPLTCRGRVRGLEPSRGDVDDALGKFSLTLVDTLDTLALLNKTTEFEAAVRRVLSDVRLDNDVVVSVFETNIRVLGGLLGGHSMAVMLRERGHHMLWYQDELLHMAKELGLRLLPAFNTSSGLPYPRVNLRHGVRGPETRTGTETDTCTACAGTIILEFAALSRFTGDPVFEVHARRALDFLWEKRQRHSNLVGTTINIHSGEWVRRESGVGAGIDSYYEYLLKAYILLGDDLFLQRFNIHYASIMKYISQPPLLLDVHIHKPLLPARTWMDSLLAFFPGLQVLKGDIRPAIETHEMLYQVTKKHNFLPEAFTTDFHVHWAQHPLRPEFAESTYFLYKATRDPYYLEVGRSVLENLNRFARVPCGFAAMKDVRTGSHEDRMDSFFLAEMFKYLFLLFAEAEDLPFDVEDYIFTTEAHLLPLSLSTTPLVRAPPAGNTTTGEDLDDSNFDWSCPNTRLLFPDPAFPRSFREPIRNAVDKNCPRPALRGEPGAGRPPLRARDFMASNPEHLELLRRMGVSLIHLKDGRVQLVQHATQAVSPMAAEDGLRFMQEMMELSSQQQKEQLPPRAVQIVSHPFFGRVVLTAGPAQFGTDLSKSKTGVQGFVAVAEPYSGCSELSNGDLLAGRIALLQRGQCMFAEKARHIQRAGAIGGIVIDDTEGSSSDTAPLFQMAGDGRSTDDITLPLLFLFHKEGNILLEALREYREVEVLLSDKARDRGVDRQEEEEDCSLEERDHAVPDPSAPPSQPHVGTKQHGESADSTDECRQGDGPGDDEGTEKGEEPALEEDAGGQSVETLLSDWKEDLEAFQQMEKDEL
- the edem3 gene encoding ER degradation-enhancing alpha-mannosidase-like protein 3 isoform X1 — translated: MTLLLLLLLLGSCLRLGFAMPHEERHRLRNQVVEMFDHAYQNYMDHAYPADELMPLTCRGRVRGLEPSRGDVDDALGKFSLTLVDTLDTLALLNKTTEFEAAVRRVLSDVRLDNDVVVSVFETNIRVLGGLLGGHSMAVMLRERGHHMLWYQDELLHMAKELGLRLLPAFNTSSGLPYPRVNLRHGVRGPETRTGTETDTCTACAGTIILEFAALSRFTGDPVFEVHARRALDFLWEKRQRHSNLVGTTINIHSGEWVRRESGVGAGIDSYYEYLLKAYILLGDDLFLQRFNIHYASIMKYISQPPLLLDVHIHKPLLPARTWMDSLLAFFPGLQVLKGDIRPAIETHEMLYQVTKKHNFLPEAFTTDFHVHWAQHPLRPEFAESTYFLYKATRDPYYLEVGRSVLENLNRFARVPCGFAAMKDVRTGSHEDRMDSFFLAEMFKYLFLLFAEAEDLPFDVEDYIFTTEAHLLPLSLSTTPLVRAPPAGNTTTGEDLDDSNFDWSCPNTRLLFPDPAFPRSFREPIRNAVDKNCPRPALRGEPGAGRPPLRARDFMASNPEHLELLRRMGVSLIHLKDGRVQLVQHATQAVSPMAAEDGLRFMQEMMELSSQQQKEQLPPRAVQIVSHPFFGRVVLTAGPAQFGTDLSKSKTGVQGFVAVAEPYSGCSELSNGDLLAGRIALLQRGQCMFAEKARHIQRAGAIGGIVIDDTEGSSSDTAPLFQMAGDGRSTDDITLPLLFLFHKEGNILLEALREYREVEVLLSDKARDRAAILKGKPLPGSILDSSVDRQEEEEDCSLEERDHAVPDPSAPPSQPHVGTKQHGESADSTDECRQGDGPGDDEGTEKGEEPALEEDAGGQSVETLLSDWKEDLEAFQQMEKDEL